The segment GCGAGGTCGTTACTGTCACGCATCCGTGGGATCTCCTATATAGCCGACACAAGATAATGAAAGCTCTTCGTACTTCTGAACCAGCTCGTCGATTCCGATGTCCCCATCGGGTCGATACCAGGTAGCGACAGCGGTGCACGCGGTGACGACATAACGCGATGCCGTCACGGGGTCGCTGGTGGTGAATACGCCCTGTTTCGTGCCGTCGCGCACGACGCGGTCAAACATCCGCTGCTGGGTGTCGCGCTTGGAAATGATGAGCGCGCGGGCATCGCGACTCAAACTGCGTAACTCGGAGTTGCCGATGTAACTCTCTATGCGCGCGACCGCGTGGGTGCGCACATGGGTCCCGACGAGGGCCTTGAGCCGGCTCACCGGATCTGGCGCCGCGGTGTACAGCGCATCTTCGGAGGCAGAAACCAGGTTGTCCAGACCGCGATCGAGGATCACCACGAGCAGGTCATGTTTGGAATCGAAATGGTTGTAAAGCGAACCTGGGCTCACTCCGGCGGCTTCAGCGATGTCTCTGACCGAGGTTCCGTGATAGCCGCGCTTACCGAAGACGCGCACCGCGGCGTCGAGGATGGTCCCAAACGTTGCGTCGTCATCCGGGGACACCAAATCGGTGTGGGCCGATGGCCCGTGCGGTGCGTTTCGGTCGCTGAACATGCGATCAATCATGCCATGACTGGCCCGGAGGAACCGAGTGCAGCCTGGCGTTTTTTGGCGTTCGTTATGGGGTTTCGTCGACGGGTGCAGCGAAGAAAGCGTCGATCGCGGGCTTGTTGATCTGCGCAGGTGGTTGAACGTATGTTCATATCGCGGAGCGCGCTAGCGGTTCTGCCATCGATTCTGTCATGCTCAACGGACATTGGGCGCGGGTCAACGACAGTCCGGACCCGACCTGCGCCACGGAAAGGAAGTCATATGTCGATCGTTATTTTCGTCGAGTACACCCCGAAGGAAGGCAAGAAGGACGAGCTGCTGGAGGCGCTCACCAGCAACGCCCACCTCGCCCACGCCGAGGAAGGTTGCGAGCGGTACGCATTCCACAGCAGCAAGGAAAAGGTGTACCTGATCGAGTCCTGGGCCTCCAAGGAGGCGCTCGGAAAGCACGCCGAGGGCGATGCGATCAAGGCCTCACGCGAGGCGACCAAGGGCCTGCTCGAGGGTGACGCGAAGTTGACGATCATGCGTCCGGCGCCGTCCGGTGACGCCGCTAAGGGGCAGGTCTCGCTGTAGTAATTAGGCATATAAGAAACGTCGGGTCTCATCAGACCCGACGTTCCTTATATGCGCAGTGCTTAGGTGTGGCGAATCGTCATACCGCCGTCGACCGGAATAATCGCACCGGTGACGAAGCTCGATGCCGGCAGACACAGGTTCAGCGTCATCTGCGCGACTTCCTCGGCGCGGCCGTAGCGACGCAGCGGAACGCGAGCCTTCGCGTACTTGGCCTTGAGCTCGTCGTCGTACTTCGCGGTCATCCCGGTCTGAATCGGTCCCGGGCAGATGCAGTTGACATTGACGCCGTGGTAGCCCAACTCGACGGCCAGCGACTTCGTCAGGCCGACCACACCGGACTTCGACGCAGCGTAGGACAGCAATCCGCGCTGCGCGACGATGGCTTCGGTCGAGGCGATGTTGACCACGCGCGGCGCGTCCGACTTCAGTAGATGCGGGAGCGCTTCGCGGACCAGGCGGGCCTGCGCGGTGACGTTCACGGCCATCGTCGCTGCCCAGGCTTCCTCGAATTCGTCGTCCTCCTGGACAGTCGTGTTCGGGCGCGATACGCCAGCGTTGTTAACCACGATGTCGAGGCGATCCGCCCAGCCGATGGTCTGCGACACCAGGTGCTTGATGTCCTCGGGCTTGGACACGTCGGTGACGACGCCAAGAGCGCGGTCGGCGCCGTACGCTTCGGCGATCTGATCGACTACTTCAGACACGCGGTCCTCACCGAGATCAGCGACCACCACCCGCGCGCCCTGCGATGCGAACAGCAGCGCCGTAGCCCGGCCCATACCGCTCGCGGCTCCGGTAACGATTGCCGCGCGGCCCTCGATGGAGCGACTCAGCGTCGGCAACGGCTGCGCTGCGGGATTCTCGGCGTTGGACATAGTGCCTCCTCAGTGTTGGTTTTCCCGAGGGTATTGGGTGGTCGCTACATAGCCAAGGGCGCATGGCGCCTTCACCGACCCTCGCGGTAACTTCAGCACGCTATCCAACGCGTCGTGAGTACCCACTCGGCGCCCAGTTTCGAGGAGTCCGATGAACAACCAGAAGCCCGATCTGACTGGGAAAGTAGCGATCGTGACCGGCGGAAGTCGCGGGCTCGGCCAACAGATGTGCCTGGCATTCGCCGAGGCCGGGGCGGACGTCGTCGTGGCCAGCCGCAAGTTTGAGGCGTGTGAAGCGGTGGCCGCCCAGGTTCGCGAGCGCGGTCGCCGCGCGCTGCCGGTCGCGGCCCACCTTGGCCGGTGGGAAGACGCAAATATGCTCGCCGAGAAGGCTTATGACGAGTTCGGTAAGGTCGACGTGTTGGTGAACAATGCGGGCAAATCGCCGCTGTACCCGAGCCTCGGAGAGATCGATGAGGGGTACATGGACGCCGTACTCGGGCTGAACTTCAAGGTCCCGTTTCGGCTCGCGGTGCTTGTCGGCGAGCGGATGAAGGCCGATCGTGGTGGCAGCATCATCAACATCTCGAGCGTTAACTCGTATAAGCCCGATACCTTCTCCTTGCCCTATTCGGCGGCGAAGGCGGCGCTGAACGTGATGACGCAGGGGTTGGCTGAGGCGTTGGGCCCAAACGTGCGCGTGAACGCGATCGCACCGGGCGGTTTCGAGACCGATATCGCGACGAACTGGCCGGCGGGTGTGCGTGAACGCCTGGAGAGCATCACCAGCCTGAACCGGACGGCGCAACCGAGCGAGATCGTTGGCCCGGCGCTCTTCTTGGCCAGCGACATGTCCAGTTACGTGACCGGCACCTTGTTACGGGCCGACGGCGGCGTCATCGGCTAGATCGCGACTGCGGCGCTATTGCTCTGCGCAGTTCGAAACTGGCGTGAGCAATAGCGCCGCAAGGTCTTGCTAAGTGCGCGGCTTATTCGTACGGCGCCTTGTATTCCTTCGCGTCATCGGAGACGTACAAGTCGCTCACCGCTTGCGTCCCGCCCGGGATGTCTGCGGCCAGTTGCGCGATGTAGACCTCGCGGGTGGTGGGCGCGTTCGGGTTGCTGAAGTCCAGGGTGCCGGACAGGCCGCCGGTATCGAGGTCGTCGACAGTTTTGCGCGCCTCCATCACGCCTTCACGCGTCATATCTCCCGAGTCGCACGCAGCTTCCAAAATTGCGCCCCAGGCCAGCGCGGCGAGGTACCCGACGAAGGCCGTGCTGGATGGCGGGTCCTCGATGTCCATCTCATCCCATGCATCGCGGACCTTCTGCGCCTCGGGCGTATCGGTCATCCACGGCGCCGCCGACGCGGTGAGGTAGTAGTTGTCGGTCAGCGCGTCGACGACTTCCTCGCTGGTAACCAGGGTGGGCGCGTAAGTCGGCCCCCAACCCAGCAGCGGCATATCCATGCCCTGAGCCTTCATCTGTACGCCGATGGAGGAGACCTGCGCAGGCGAGACCATCGCAGCCATGAGCTTGACGCCGTCTGACTTCATCTTCGTCACGGTTGAGGTCATATCGGCGTCGGTGGCCCCGACCTCGGACTCGATGATCGTGATGTCGTGTTGTTCGGCGAAGTACTTGGTGCCCGCGATGCCGTTCTGGCCCGCTTCGTTATTCAGGTAGATGGCACCGATCGTGTCGCCCTCCGACAGCATGCCCTGCTCCATCATCCAGGAGAGGCCGTTGATCATCTCAACGTCGTACGTCGTGGTGGTCGCGAGGATCTGATCGTTGTCCAGGTTGTTCGAGGCCATCGACGGCACGCCGGCCAGCATCTTGTCCTGCGACAACTTTGTCTTGACCGCGGCGAGGGTGGGCGACCCCAGCAGTTGCACCAGGCCGAGGTCATTCGAACGCATCTCTTCGTAAAGCGGTACGGCGTTCTCGGCCTTGTAGCCGTGATCCTTGATGTCGAATTCGATCTGGCGGCCGCAGATGCCACCATTGTCATTGACCTCGTCGGCCCAGATCTGGTGACCGTAGAGCGCGGAGAGGCCACCGGACTTGTATGGACCGCTCGCGTCGTACAGCACACCGAGCGTGATGGTGTCGTCCGTGACGCCGATGTCGGTTTTCAGGCCGCCTTCGCCATCGTCCCCGCTACCGCCCGACTCGGACTTGGTCGAGCAACTCGTGAGCGCGAGGATGACAGCGGCGCCAAGACCAACGAGCGCCGTGGTGGATTTACGCATGTGGCTTCCTTCTGGATGGTCCTACCTGGGATGCCATGCGCTCGTGACTCACGTCATGTGTGAACCAGCGCACATGGATGCCCGATTCTGTATCCACCCAACGTTCGTGTCAATCGGTTAGCGGAGATTCACCGGCGAATCGAGACCTGATCGTTTGACAACGAGCGTTCAGTCGACAAATGTTGAGACCTGACACGTAAGTCAGGTTCGCTTTTCTACGGGAGGGTCGTTGATCGACCGGGAGACCATTCGTCCGCGCCTGCAACGATGGATTACAGAGGTACATGACCCAGCGGCCGAACTAGGGGAGGTCTGGGCACTGCCGGGGCACGCCGGACTGAGCTTCGGGTTCGAAGTACGTCGCGCCGATGATGTCGAGAAGTTGGTGATTCGGCTTGCCCCACCCGGTGTCCGGCGTAAGGGCAACACCGACGTGCTGCGCCAAGTTCCGCTGCTGAAGTCGTTGGACCGTGCTGGCATCCCAGTAGCGGCGGTGCTCTGGAATTCACCGGACGAGTCGTGGTTCGACACGGACGCTTACATCCAGCGGTTCCTCACCGGCGGGCCGTTGGATATGGCAAACGCCCAGGGTGAGAAACTGCCGGAGGCTGACGTTCGCCCCTACCTGGCGAACGCGGCACGCGTGCTCGCCAGCATCCATTCGGTGGATTGGCGTGCGGACCTGGCCGAATGGGAGCCCGTCAAGCTGCCTGAGCAGGACATCGAGTTCTGGCGCACGCTGCAGCCGAAGATGGCCGAGCCGCACATGCCGCCCGCGGCCGATGCGCTGGCCGACGCGTTGCTGGCCAGCAAGCCGAAGGACTACCCGATCGGCGTCTTCCACGGCGATTTCCACACCAATAATGTGCTCTTCGAGGATGATGCCTCGATCAGCGGTGTGGTCGACTGGGAGATCTCCGGTATCGGCTCGCAAACGCTGGATATCGCGTGGTTGTCGATGATGACCGACCTTGCGTGCTGGGCGCCGAACAAGCAGGCGATCATGCGTGTCGTGGTTGATCCGGCGTGGCTGCTGGCTCAATACCAGGAGGCGCTTGGGCGAGAGGTCCGCGATGCAGCCTGGCATAAGGCATACGCGTGCTACCGGTTCGGTGTGATCACCGGGTTCAACCTTTATCTGCATCGCAGTGGCAAGCGCGACGACCCGCACTGGGAGGACGCCGGCGAGTCGACTATTCCGTTGTTCGACCGTGGGCAGCACCTGCTCGCGCACCCCGAGGACTTCTAACCGCCGTACGTCGGCACAAGAAAGGCAACAATATGTGGGATTTCGAAACCGACCCGGAGTATCAGGCGAAGTTGGACTGGGCCGACAACTTTGTCCGCGAAGAGATCGAGCACTTCGATCATGTCTTCCTCACGCCGTACGACAAGTCCGACGAGAAGATGATGGCGGCGATTCGCCCGCTGCAGCAGAAGGTCAAGGAGCAGGGACTGTGGGCCTGCCACCTCGAGCCGGAGTACGGCGGGCAGGGGTACGGGCAGGTGAAGCTCGCCCTGCTGAACGAGATTCTCGGTCGATCGAGCTTCGCGCCCTCGGTGTTCGGCTGCCAGGCTCCCGACTCCGGAAATGCCGAAATCTTGGCGAAGTACGGCAACGAGGCACAGAAGGCGCAGTTCCTGCAGCCGTTGCTGGACGGCGAAATCTCTTCCTGCTACTCGATGACCGAGCCGCTCGCCGGCGCCGATCCGACCCTGTTCACCACCACCGCTGTCCGCGACGGTGATGGCTGGGTGATCAACGGTGAGAAGTGGTTCTCCTCCAGTGCGCGCTATGCCTCGTTCTTCTTGGTGATGGTGAAGACCAACACCGAGATTGAGGCGCACCGCGGTATGTCGATGTTCATCGTGCCCGCCGACGCGCCGGGGATCGAGATCATTCGTAACGTCGCGATGGGTGGCGAACCCGACGAACACGGCGATCACGCCTACATCCGATACAACAACGTCCGGGTGCCGTTCGAGAACCTGCTCGGTGACGAGGGTGCCGGCTTCGAGGTCGCGCAGACTCGGCTC is part of the Cumulibacter soli genome and harbors:
- a CDS encoding TetR/AcrR family transcriptional regulator: MFSDRNAPHGPSAHTDLVSPDDDATFGTILDAAVRVFGKRGYHGTSVRDIAEAAGVSPGSLYNHFDSKHDLLVVILDRGLDNLVSASEDALYTAAPDPVSRLKALVGTHVRTHAVARIESYIGNSELRSLSRDARALIISKRDTQQRMFDRVVRDGTKQGVFTTSDPVTASRYVVTACTAVATWYRPDGDIGIDELVQKYEELSLSCVGYIGDPTDA
- a CDS encoding putative quinol monooxygenase, producing MSIVIFVEYTPKEGKKDELLEALTSNAHLAHAEEGCERYAFHSSKEKVYLIESWASKEALGKHAEGDAIKASREATKGLLEGDAKLTIMRPAPSGDAAKGQVSL
- a CDS encoding SDR family NAD(P)-dependent oxidoreductase; translated protein: MSNAENPAAQPLPTLSRSIEGRAAIVTGAASGMGRATALLFASQGARVVVADLGEDRVSEVVDQIAEAYGADRALGVVTDVSKPEDIKHLVSQTIGWADRLDIVVNNAGVSRPNTTVQEDDEFEEAWAATMAVNVTAQARLVREALPHLLKSDAPRVVNIASTEAIVAQRGLLSYAASKSGVVGLTKSLAVELGYHGVNVNCICPGPIQTGMTAKYDDELKAKYAKARVPLRRYGRAEEVAQMTLNLCLPASSFVTGAIIPVDGGMTIRHT
- a CDS encoding SDR family NAD(P)-dependent oxidoreductase, translating into MNNQKPDLTGKVAIVTGGSRGLGQQMCLAFAEAGADVVVASRKFEACEAVAAQVRERGRRALPVAAHLGRWEDANMLAEKAYDEFGKVDVLVNNAGKSPLYPSLGEIDEGYMDAVLGLNFKVPFRLAVLVGERMKADRGGSIINISSVNSYKPDTFSLPYSAAKAALNVMTQGLAEALGPNVRVNAIAPGGFETDIATNWPAGVRERLESITSLNRTAQPSEIVGPALFLASDMSSYVTGTLLRADGGVIG
- a CDS encoding ABC transporter substrate-binding protein, translating into MRKSTTALVGLGAAVILALTSCSTKSESGGSGDDGEGGLKTDIGVTDDTITLGVLYDASGPYKSGGLSALYGHQIWADEVNDNGGICGRQIEFDIKDHGYKAENAVPLYEEMRSNDLGLVQLLGSPTLAAVKTKLSQDKMLAGVPSMASNNLDNDQILATTTTYDVEMINGLSWMMEQGMLSEGDTIGAIYLNNEAGQNGIAGTKYFAEQHDITIIESEVGATDADMTSTVTKMKSDGVKLMAAMVSPAQVSSIGVQMKAQGMDMPLLGWGPTYAPTLVTSEEVVDALTDNYYLTASAAPWMTDTPEAQKVRDAWDEMDIEDPPSSTAFVGYLAALAWGAILEAACDSGDMTREGVMEARKTVDDLDTGGLSGTLDFSNPNAPTTREVYIAQLAADIPGGTQAVSDLYVSDDAKEYKAPYE
- a CDS encoding phosphotransferase family protein; this translates as MIDRETIRPRLQRWITEVHDPAAELGEVWALPGHAGLSFGFEVRRADDVEKLVIRLAPPGVRRKGNTDVLRQVPLLKSLDRAGIPVAAVLWNSPDESWFDTDAYIQRFLTGGPLDMANAQGEKLPEADVRPYLANAARVLASIHSVDWRADLAEWEPVKLPEQDIEFWRTLQPKMAEPHMPPAADALADALLASKPKDYPIGVFHGDFHTNNVLFEDDASISGVVDWEISGIGSQTLDIAWLSMMTDLACWAPNKQAIMRVVVDPAWLLAQYQEALGREVRDAAWHKAYACYRFGVITGFNLYLHRSGKRDDPHWEDAGESTIPLFDRGQHLLAHPEDF
- a CDS encoding acyl-CoA dehydrogenase family protein, with the protein product MWDFETDPEYQAKLDWADNFVREEIEHFDHVFLTPYDKSDEKMMAAIRPLQQKVKEQGLWACHLEPEYGGQGYGQVKLALLNEILGRSSFAPSVFGCQAPDSGNAEILAKYGNEAQKAQFLQPLLDGEISSCYSMTEPLAGADPTLFTTTAVRDGDGWVINGEKWFSSSARYASFFLVMVKTNTEIEAHRGMSMFIVPADAPGIEIIRNVAMGGEPDEHGDHAYIRYNNVRVPFENLLGDEGAGFEVAQTRLGGGRIHHGMRTIAGVRKAFDLMTERAVSRTMRTGRLADMQATQEKIADSWIQIEQFRLLLLRTAWLIDKHQDYRKVRKDIAAVKVVMPTVFHDVVQRAMQLHGALGISNEMPFSRMMVTAQVMAIADGPTEVHKWTVAKQLLRDVEPGEPRFGSGHLPTLREAARKKLGVSIELEAGAL